One part of the Salinimonas iocasae genome encodes these proteins:
- a CDS encoding DUF2339 domain-containing protein, giving the protein MEGFLIVAGLVVFALLFNLVSRVRKLEARLYHLENVSPESAANQDALPSSQYERQLDVARAPAPARRAARKRTTSVIYDSLIRQLQHNGLLWLGGVTLALGGVFLALYAIEAGILSPAIRLFLGGMFGISLVAVAEYLTRYRLKFNIHTPYIPAAIACGGIICCYSIIMVAFNAFSLISASAAFLLLAILSLLATWLTLRYGLLLAVVGIIGAYLVPMLIPSQNSSLLHLVGYLSVVTASATYISQRVTLPALALSSLGIHIALSFGALLSAESVHVTAALLNAGVLLYLYGLVPVSGWSMRARKSPVKWYPSKQGLAAAVLSSSFIATAMWLSNSAAEIFTLGAMTTVLLLLITIRARQFMLLSPAALLMTGIAIVVVSLTTFSELTLFSPLTLFTQSSALVLSIFGVVMSRHHRDNGAFHMLYTLSAPMLTLLLVTVTDAQADTGEVIGGRTVVLSVYGLTAAVTLLRCSHSLTQMYVTLALHTSLLAIAIMQLSGSLLSVFLAWQMGLLIFQSARQGMSVPVWIYKLVALVLITRLTVLLWGWSLFSSDATSNYSPLTTYALVLMPLIFSYWYASELVVRRWFAGVILHIVALMTTSLSVWWLTGETHVSTINYKTAALLACNWSLLAVVYRWRSSLSAAPRVLSAFSALLVTGVLMFHVELSVGENPFFEHQLFSTEYVAIWLTILWGLPGLALCTLGYLWRHVPLFKSVQLVTGGVSVILWINALIRSAFQHDSLYLHRGFSQSELYTYSVVWLLLATAILFTAQRLKLPGLKKTGFGMLLLVVCKVFLIDMSHLTGLWRAVSFLGLGGSLVLLGWLFQRFSQPAESKEVVV; this is encoded by the coding sequence ATGGAAGGTTTTCTGATTGTCGCAGGGCTTGTTGTCTTTGCTTTGCTATTTAATCTGGTTAGTCGGGTAAGAAAGCTTGAAGCACGCCTATATCACCTTGAGAATGTTTCGCCTGAGAGTGCTGCCAATCAGGATGCGCTCCCATCATCGCAGTATGAGCGACAACTTGATGTCGCCAGGGCGCCAGCTCCCGCGCGACGGGCGGCGCGTAAGCGAACGACATCAGTAATATATGATTCATTAATTCGTCAGTTGCAACATAATGGATTGCTATGGCTGGGTGGCGTGACGTTGGCGCTGGGCGGTGTCTTTCTTGCACTCTACGCAATAGAAGCGGGCATTCTGTCACCGGCAATACGGCTGTTCTTAGGTGGTATGTTCGGTATAAGTTTAGTGGCAGTTGCAGAATATCTGACCCGGTACCGGCTTAAATTTAATATTCACACACCTTACATTCCCGCGGCTATCGCCTGTGGCGGTATCATCTGCTGTTATTCCATTATAATGGTGGCGTTTAATGCGTTCTCCCTGATCAGCGCCTCCGCAGCATTTCTTTTATTGGCGATACTGTCACTCTTAGCGACGTGGCTGACTCTGCGCTACGGACTGCTGCTTGCAGTGGTGGGGATAATCGGCGCATACCTGGTGCCAATGCTTATACCCTCGCAAAACAGCTCACTGTTGCACCTGGTTGGTTATCTTAGTGTCGTGACTGCATCAGCAACCTATATCAGTCAGCGAGTTACACTGCCAGCACTGGCGTTAAGCTCACTGGGAATACATATAGCGTTATCATTTGGCGCACTGCTCTCGGCAGAAAGCGTTCATGTAACCGCTGCACTATTAAACGCAGGCGTATTACTTTATCTGTATGGCCTTGTGCCTGTGTCAGGGTGGTCGATGCGTGCGCGCAAAAGCCCTGTGAAGTGGTATCCGTCCAAACAGGGATTGGCAGCTGCTGTTTTATCCTCTTCTTTTATCGCTACTGCTATGTGGTTAAGCAATAGCGCCGCAGAAATATTCACTTTAGGTGCAATGACCACCGTGCTTTTATTGCTGATTACCATCAGGGCCCGCCAGTTTATGCTTTTATCGCCGGCTGCACTTTTGATGACGGGCATAGCAATAGTTGTTGTATCTCTAACTACGTTCAGTGAGCTCACGCTATTCTCACCTTTGACGCTGTTCACCCAAAGTTCAGCGCTGGTACTGAGCATCTTTGGCGTAGTAATGAGCAGACACCACAGGGACAATGGCGCTTTTCATATGCTATACACCCTTAGCGCACCGATGCTCACGCTGTTGCTAGTGACGGTAACAGATGCGCAGGCGGATACGGGTGAAGTGATTGGTGGTCGGACAGTAGTACTCAGTGTATATGGTCTTACTGCTGCCGTTACACTGCTGCGGTGCTCGCATTCATTGACTCAAATGTACGTTACGCTGGCGCTGCACACTAGTCTACTGGCCATAGCCATAATGCAGCTGTCTGGCAGTTTGCTCTCAGTTTTTCTTGCCTGGCAAATGGGCTTATTGATCTTCCAGTCAGCCAGACAAGGAATGTCAGTGCCTGTATGGATATATAAACTTGTCGCACTTGTGCTTATTACCAGACTCACTGTGCTGCTTTGGGGCTGGTCATTATTTTCATCAGATGCCACATCAAACTATTCTCCCTTAACCACCTATGCCCTTGTGCTGATGCCATTGATATTTAGTTACTGGTACGCGTCAGAACTGGTTGTTAGACGTTGGTTTGCCGGTGTCATACTGCATATAGTGGCGCTGATGACCACGAGCCTTTCTGTATGGTGGCTGACGGGGGAAACCCATGTAAGCACCATCAACTATAAAACAGCAGCGCTTTTGGCATGTAACTGGAGCCTCCTGGCTGTAGTTTACCGGTGGCGAAGCAGTCTTTCAGCTGCGCCCAGGGTGCTGAGCGCCTTTTCAGCATTATTGGTAACCGGTGTGCTGATGTTCCATGTAGAGTTGTCAGTGGGTGAAAATCCATTTTTCGAGCATCAATTGTTCAGTACTGAGTATGTAGCAATCTGGCTGACGATTCTGTGGGGGCTACCGGGGCTGGCGCTCTGCACTCTGGGTTATCTTTGGCGGCATGTCCCATTGTTTAAATCAGTGCAGCTGGTGACCGGCGGCGTATCTGTCATTCTTTGGATAAACGCACTTATTCGCTCGGCTTTTCAACATGACTCTCTTTACCTGCATCGCGGGTTTTCACAGTCAGAGCTATATACTTACTCTGTAGTTTGGTTATTACTTGCTACGGCAATACTGTTTACGGCGCAACGGCTGAAATTACCGGGGCTTAAAAAGACAGGTTTTGGCATGCTGCTGCTCGTCGTCTGCAAAGTCTTCTTAATCGATATGAGTCACCTCACCGGCTTATGGCGGGCTGTTTCATTCCTGGGGCTGGGTGGTTCCCTGGTTCTTTTAGGCTGGTTGTTTCAGCGTTTTAGTCAGCCGGCTGAGTCGAAGGAGGTCGTTGTTTAG
- a CDS encoding carbon starvation CstA family protein, with protein sequence MQSITIVLLGIVGMIIGWFFYSKFIATKIFRLDDNNVTPAHELNDGKDFVPTNKVVLWGHHFTSVAGAAPIVGPAIAVYWGWVPAVLWVVFGTILFAGVHDMGALWASARHKGKSMGALSESVIGKRTRSLFMIVIFLVLLMVNAVFGVVIANSFVDQPNAVFPAWTAIAVALIIGQLLKRNFSLIPMCVVGIIVLYASVYAGSYIPIELPETMFGLADTANWIIILFIYAAIASLLPVWMLLQPRDFINGMQLIVGLLLLYGAVFFAMPDITAPAFNSQTAESTPSIIPLLFVTIACGAVSGFHGIVASGTSSKQLNKETDARFVGYLGAVGEGSLALITIVAVSGVALAASPEEWHEVYSHLGAGSVSAFINGGANLIASGWGLPVDFSSTILATMVVLFAGTTMDSGVRLQRYIIQEWGEIYSLNALKNGAVATLLAVGTCLLLAFGAGGSSGSGGMIIWPLFGSTNQILASLTLLVISVMLIKLGRPARYTLIPMFFVLVMAFFAGIIKLKEYYLAENYLLVFLDAVVLIVSVLVMLEAWSVISRFKKGEATTG encoded by the coding sequence ATGCAATCAATTACCATAGTCTTACTGGGTATTGTCGGCATGATTATCGGGTGGTTTTTCTACTCGAAATTCATAGCGACCAAAATATTCAGGCTCGACGACAATAACGTCACACCCGCCCATGAACTAAACGACGGTAAGGACTTTGTTCCTACCAACAAAGTTGTGCTTTGGGGGCATCACTTTACATCTGTAGCGGGCGCAGCACCCATCGTAGGACCTGCTATTGCCGTCTACTGGGGGTGGGTTCCTGCTGTACTTTGGGTGGTATTCGGCACCATCCTTTTTGCCGGTGTCCATGATATGGGTGCTTTGTGGGCAAGTGCCCGCCATAAAGGTAAATCGATGGGGGCGCTGTCAGAATCGGTTATCGGTAAGCGTACCCGCTCATTGTTTATGATCGTTATCTTCCTGGTCCTGTTAATGGTAAATGCTGTATTTGGCGTGGTTATCGCAAACTCGTTTGTGGATCAGCCCAATGCGGTATTCCCGGCATGGACGGCCATCGCGGTAGCGCTGATTATCGGTCAGTTACTGAAGCGAAACTTCAGCCTGATACCAATGTGTGTTGTCGGTATTATTGTGCTTTATGCTTCAGTGTACGCCGGCAGTTACATTCCTATAGAGTTGCCTGAAACCATGTTCGGACTGGCAGATACAGCTAACTGGATTATCATTCTGTTTATCTATGCAGCTATCGCATCTTTGCTGCCTGTATGGATGCTGCTTCAACCCCGCGACTTTATTAATGGTATGCAGCTGATTGTCGGCCTGCTTTTGCTATACGGCGCCGTATTCTTTGCTATGCCTGATATTACCGCGCCTGCGTTTAATTCGCAGACAGCTGAAAGTACACCCAGCATTATTCCCTTACTGTTCGTTACTATCGCGTGCGGCGCTGTGTCTGGTTTCCACGGTATAGTGGCATCGGGCACAAGTTCAAAGCAGCTAAATAAAGAAACTGATGCCCGCTTTGTCGGTTATCTTGGCGCGGTAGGTGAGGGCAGCCTGGCACTTATTACTATCGTCGCCGTTTCAGGTGTTGCTCTGGCAGCTTCGCCCGAGGAGTGGCACGAAGTATACAGTCACCTTGGTGCAGGCAGTGTATCAGCGTTTATTAATGGTGGTGCAAACCTTATCGCCTCAGGGTGGGGATTGCCGGTGGACTTCTCATCAACAATTCTTGCCACGATGGTCGTTCTTTTCGCCGGTACCACGATGGACTCAGGTGTAAGATTACAGCGCTACATCATTCAGGAATGGGGCGAAATATACAGCCTTAATGCACTTAAGAACGGTGCTGTTGCAACACTTCTGGCCGTAGGAACTTGCTTATTGCTGGCCTTCGGTGCGGGTGGCTCCTCAGGTAGTGGCGGTATGATTATCTGGCCGCTGTTTGGTTCAACCAATCAGATTCTGGCAAGTCTCACGCTGCTGGTGATCTCCGTAATGCTAATCAAGTTGGGCCGGCCTGCCAGATACACTTTGATTCCCATGTTTTTCGTGCTGGTAATGGCGTTCTTTGCCGGCATAATTAAACTTAAGGAATACTATCTGGCTGAAAATTACCTTCTGGTCTTTTTAGATGCTGTGGTATTGATCGTCAGTGTTCTGGTAATGCTGGAAGCTTGGTCAGTTATTTCACGCTTTAAAAAGGGTGAAGCAACAACTGGCTAA
- a CDS encoding CNNM domain-containing protein encodes MFLLIVYVFIALGFSFLCSIAEAVILSVSSAYISVLEKEERPSGSLLRSLTENINKPLSAILSLNTIAHTMGAAGAGAQAAVVFGEAYLGVISAVLTLLILIFSEIIPKTVGATYWRALAPATAFFLKYLTIAMYPFVVMSEKLTKGFKEDSPLRGLSRNELQAMAELSGQEGQLAQQEAALMQSLLSMHELKVKDAMTHRTAMFSVSEELTVEAFFNQHAKIEYSRIPIFEEDDSENIAGFVMRSDLLVAQAKGEVDKPLKNYAISMVTVLNTMPLPSIFDQFLQKRVHILLVVDEYGGLEGIVTLEDLLENLLGIDIVDEKDTTVSMRRFANMMAKRRQRMMMKHASSDDDEDIKPS; translated from the coding sequence ATGTTTCTACTTATTGTCTATGTGTTTATTGCACTAGGCTTTTCGTTCCTTTGCAGTATTGCTGAAGCCGTCATTCTCAGTGTGTCTTCAGCGTATATTTCAGTGCTGGAGAAAGAAGAACGCCCCAGTGGTAGTTTACTGCGCAGTCTGACAGAGAATATTAACAAGCCGCTATCGGCCATTTTAAGCTTAAATACTATCGCCCATACTATGGGAGCTGCCGGTGCAGGCGCTCAGGCGGCGGTGGTTTTTGGCGAAGCGTACCTTGGCGTAATATCGGCCGTATTAACACTGCTGATACTTATCTTTTCTGAAATTATTCCTAAAACGGTGGGCGCAACTTACTGGCGTGCGCTGGCACCAGCCACCGCCTTTTTCCTGAAATACCTTACGATTGCAATGTATCCGTTTGTGGTGATGTCTGAAAAACTGACTAAAGGTTTTAAAGAGGACAGCCCGCTGCGGGGGCTTAGTCGTAACGAGCTACAGGCGATGGCAGAGTTATCAGGGCAGGAGGGGCAGCTGGCTCAGCAAGAGGCAGCATTGATGCAAAGCCTGCTAAGCATGCACGAGCTAAAAGTAAAAGATGCTATGACGCATCGTACAGCCATGTTCTCAGTTAGCGAGGAGCTTACCGTAGAAGCGTTTTTCAATCAGCATGCAAAAATAGAATACTCCAGAATCCCGATTTTTGAAGAAGATGATTCTGAGAATATCGCCGGATTTGTGATGCGTTCAGACCTGCTGGTCGCACAGGCTAAAGGCGAGGTTGATAAGCCACTGAAAAACTATGCGATATCGATGGTGACGGTGCTCAACACGATGCCGCTGCCCAGTATTTTCGATCAGTTTCTGCAAAAGCGGGTTCATATACTGCTGGTGGTTGATGAATACGGTGGCCTTGAAGGCATAGTCACATTGGAAGACTTACTCGAAAACCTGCTGGGAATCGATATTGTGGATGAGAAAGACACAACAGTCAGCATGCGCCGTTTTGCCAATATGATGGCTAAACGCCGTCAGCGTATGATGATGAAGCATGCCAGCAGCGACGATGATGAGGATATCAAGCCATCCTGA
- the pdsS gene encoding proteobacterial dedicated sortase system histidine kinase: MRIRFSIRLQLLIVSLLLLAIPWLGYKYVWELEQYLRAGQEQTLLGTARAVATALHERPALFDSQSAYLKNVRPGTDLYAPPIAGPVRLDGALGDWQSVAHLARQYGESQIVTRFGQAPPFVPVSMAFSHMVARHGNYLYAQFDVTDDAVIWRGENSLSVDRSDHLLIGLTNESGELQRYIIAPYKSGWVNAYHLPDDAESYRAQSSALRIQGNWQQTENGYSIELRFPLSMTSGSLAFALVDVDDPKLRTKKYAIGTANPNEVSALGTVVTPSPEIERILAGLEYADSRVWVVDKHKRVLARAGNIQSSSGLNVPGTTKDDSWWRYVEQQWLVPLYYRILTRPPADFVDELENAYALAGQDINGALAGESETLWRLTPDNKAVILSAAYPIFINKQVMGAVVVEQTTNGIRTLRNQALEELFNVILAVMLLGITALALFANRLSGRVRKLRDDTESVIDDNGKIVGQLPAARRFDEIGDLHHAFADVLGRLQQYNSYLENMASRLSHELRTPVAVVRSSLDMLEHASDKDQQQVFTARAQSGLARLSNILNSMSEATRLEHAIAQDSKEDYPIIEVIKGCVESYRHTYPERRLSLTLPQSEMVANGSPELFAQMLDKVITNAVEFSAPDSTIEVNAHKQAKQLVLTVTNQGPVLPPDMKNQLLHSMVSVRQAATTTDDATPHLGLGLYIASIICQYHKGSIDIADSPDKDGVTVTVSIPVRMA, from the coding sequence GTGCGTATTCGCTTCTCCATTCGATTACAGTTACTGATTGTTTCGCTGCTGCTGTTAGCTATCCCCTGGCTGGGATATAAATATGTGTGGGAGCTGGAACAGTATCTTCGTGCCGGACAGGAGCAAACGCTGCTGGGGACGGCACGGGCTGTGGCTACCGCACTGCATGAGCGACCAGCGCTTTTTGACAGTCAGTCTGCCTATCTGAAAAACGTCAGGCCGGGTACCGACCTTTACGCACCGCCGATTGCCGGCCCTGTCCGCCTGGATGGTGCGCTGGGCGACTGGCAAAGTGTGGCGCATCTCGCCCGCCAATATGGTGAATCACAAATTGTCACCCGCTTTGGTCAGGCGCCACCGTTTGTACCCGTGTCTATGGCGTTCTCTCATATGGTGGCCAGACATGGAAATTACCTTTACGCCCAGTTTGATGTTACCGATGATGCGGTTATCTGGCGCGGAGAAAACAGCCTCTCAGTTGACCGGAGTGATCACTTACTTATCGGATTAACCAATGAGAGCGGGGAACTACAGCGATATATTATTGCCCCCTACAAATCAGGTTGGGTCAATGCTTACCATCTGCCGGACGATGCCGAGAGTTACCGGGCGCAAAGTTCCGCACTTCGAATTCAGGGCAACTGGCAACAAACAGAGAACGGCTATAGCATTGAACTGCGCTTTCCCTTGTCGATGACATCCGGATCTCTGGCCTTTGCACTGGTAGATGTGGATGACCCGAAATTGCGCACTAAAAAGTACGCCATAGGCACTGCCAACCCAAACGAAGTGAGCGCTCTGGGGACGGTTGTCACGCCCTCTCCCGAAATCGAACGCATTCTGGCTGGACTGGAGTATGCCGATTCGCGGGTGTGGGTCGTTGATAAGCATAAGCGGGTTTTAGCCCGCGCGGGTAATATTCAGTCGTCCAGCGGACTTAATGTGCCAGGCACCACTAAAGACGATTCATGGTGGCGATACGTTGAACAGCAGTGGCTGGTGCCACTTTATTACCGCATACTCACCCGCCCGCCTGCAGACTTCGTCGACGAGCTTGAAAATGCGTATGCGCTTGCTGGCCAGGATATCAATGGTGCGTTAGCTGGCGAATCTGAAACTCTCTGGCGTCTTACCCCTGACAACAAAGCGGTAATATTATCGGCCGCCTACCCTATTTTTATCAATAAGCAGGTCATGGGCGCCGTGGTGGTAGAGCAAACTACTAACGGGATACGAACGCTGCGAAATCAGGCACTCGAAGAGCTGTTTAACGTCATACTGGCAGTAATGCTTTTAGGTATCACGGCCCTGGCTTTATTTGCTAATCGCCTATCCGGCAGGGTTAGAAAGCTGCGCGATGATACTGAGTCGGTGATTGATGACAACGGTAAAATCGTCGGGCAACTTCCCGCGGCGCGACGCTTCGATGAAATAGGCGATCTTCATCATGCGTTTGCCGATGTACTGGGTCGCCTCCAGCAATATAATTCTTATCTTGAGAATATGGCCTCACGATTATCTCACGAGCTGCGCACACCGGTTGCGGTAGTGCGATCTTCGCTGGATATGCTCGAGCACGCATCGGATAAAGATCAGCAGCAAGTATTTACTGCAAGGGCGCAGTCAGGGTTGGCGCGGCTGAGCAATATACTGAATAGTATGAGTGAAGCAACCCGGCTGGAGCATGCCATCGCTCAGGATTCCAAAGAAGACTATCCGATAATTGAAGTAATTAAAGGATGTGTGGAAAGTTACCGGCATACCTACCCCGAACGCAGGCTTTCACTAACGCTTCCGCAGTCCGAAATGGTTGCAAACGGGTCGCCTGAGCTGTTTGCTCAGATGCTGGATAAAGTTATCACGAATGCTGTTGAGTTTAGTGCCCCCGACAGCACTATTGAAGTCAATGCCCATAAACAGGCAAAACAACTGGTGCTGACGGTAACTAATCAGGGCCCTGTACTGCCGCCTGACATGAAAAATCAGTTACTGCATTCTATGGTTTCAGTTCGGCAGGCTGCCACAACCACTGATGACGCGACACCGCACCTTGGTCTGGGCCTCTATATTGCCTCAATAATCTGTCAGTACCATAAAGGCAGTATAGATATTGCAGATAGCCCTGATAAAGACGGTGTTACCGTCACCGTATCCATCCCGGTCAGGATGGCTTGA
- the pdsR gene encoding proteobacterial dedicated sortase system response regulator — protein MPRTIALVEDDAVIRDNYKLALEAQGYQVNAYRDRPCASQAFNEKLPDLAIIDIGLNDETEGGFMLCQQLRQLSGSLPIIFFTARDNDVDTISGLRMGADDYLTKDISMAHLLARIAALFRRTDLLSTPKVQSDQYRLGHLLVDASRMTVTWKQQPVALTVTEFWMLHALIRHPGHVKSRQQLMDESRMVVDDTTITSHIKRIRKKFMQIDDTFDHIDTVYGMGYRWQE, from the coding sequence ATGCCACGCACTATTGCTTTGGTAGAAGACGATGCAGTTATCCGCGATAATTATAAATTAGCTTTGGAAGCCCAGGGTTACCAGGTCAATGCGTACCGGGATCGCCCTTGCGCATCGCAGGCATTTAACGAGAAGCTGCCCGATTTGGCAATTATCGACATTGGCCTCAATGATGAAACAGAAGGTGGTTTCATGCTGTGCCAACAGCTTCGGCAGCTTTCAGGCTCACTACCCATCATCTTTTTTACCGCCCGGGATAATGATGTCGATACAATCAGTGGGTTGCGTATGGGCGCGGATGATTACCTGACCAAAGATATCAGTATGGCGCATTTACTGGCGCGGATAGCAGCGCTATTTCGCCGTACTGATTTACTGTCCACACCCAAGGTTCAGTCTGATCAGTATCGCCTGGGTCACTTGCTTGTAGATGCCAGTCGAATGACAGTCACGTGGAAGCAGCAACCAGTAGCCCTGACGGTGACAGAATTCTGGATGCTGCACGCTTTGATTCGACACCCCGGCCATGTAAAAAGCCGTCAACAGCTGATGGACGAGTCCCGAATGGTCGTGGACGACACAACGATTACTTCACACATAAAACGCATCAGAAAAAAATTCATGCAGATAGACGATACCTTTGACCATATCGATACGGTCTACGGTATGGGATATCGGTGGCAGGAATAG
- the pdsO gene encoding sortase-associated OmpA-like protein PdsO, whose translation MRTRIAHSVLLILALSGTAHASTENHTQETLKARQDKAVGIGLGTGVLVGAIIGGPIGAAAAGMFGAVMGDNIVKTDALEDTQQTLAKTQLDLTFSEQALLSADASIEKMQNKQRVWQNIQSAIQFKTGSDELEVAYKAQLNRIAKVLEEHPDLFLELTGYADRRGDETFNLALSNQRANSVKAYLIEKGVDSKQLLTSAMGEMDRDNDTLSREMLFFDRKVVMTLRGEQDALTAAQ comes from the coding sequence ATGAGAACACGTATCGCACATTCGGTTTTATTGATTTTAGCACTAAGCGGCACCGCCCACGCCTCAACAGAAAACCACACTCAGGAAACACTTAAAGCGCGACAGGATAAAGCTGTTGGTATCGGGCTGGGTACTGGCGTGCTTGTCGGGGCTATCATTGGCGGGCCAATTGGGGCAGCGGCTGCAGGCATGTTCGGAGCGGTAATGGGAGATAACATTGTTAAGACCGACGCGCTTGAAGACACGCAGCAAACATTGGCCAAAACCCAGTTGGACTTAACGTTCTCCGAGCAGGCTTTACTCAGTGCAGACGCCAGTATCGAGAAAATGCAAAATAAACAGCGAGTCTGGCAGAATATCCAAAGTGCAATCCAGTTCAAGACAGGCTCTGATGAATTGGAAGTCGCTTACAAGGCGCAACTGAACCGAATTGCAAAGGTCCTCGAGGAGCACCCTGACTTATTTCTGGAGTTGACCGGTTATGCAGATCGCCGCGGCGATGAGACGTTCAACCTGGCGTTGTCTAATCAGCGGGCAAATAGCGTTAAGGCCTATTTGATAGAAAAGGGGGTTGACAGTAAGCAGTTACTTACCTCGGCGATGGGCGAGATGGACCGTGACAATGATACACTGAGCCGCGAGATGTTGTTCTTCGACAGAAAGGTCGTAATGACCCTGCGCGGTGAGCAGGACGCCCTGACTGCAGCGCAATAA